In Streptomyces sp. NBC_01707, a genomic segment contains:
- a CDS encoding carbohydrate ABC transporter permease, producing the protein MRRSLIGRIWPNATAVVLFIGFAFPVYWMFSTAFKPTGDIITDTPVWFPTDITFEHFRKAVAADHFWTLVRNSFTVTVLSVAASLLIALLASFAMARMRFKGRRGILLTFMIAQMAPWEVMVIAIYMLVRDADMLNSLVPLTIFYMMMVLPFTILTLRGYVASVPRELEESAMVDGCTRPQAFMKVILPLLGPGLMATSLFGFITAWNEFPLVLILNKDIESQTLPLWLSQFQTAFGDDWGATMAASSLFAVPILVLFIYLQRKAVSGLTDGAVKG; encoded by the coding sequence GTGAGGCGCTCACTGATCGGCCGGATCTGGCCCAACGCGACGGCAGTCGTCCTCTTCATCGGCTTCGCCTTCCCCGTCTACTGGATGTTCAGCACGGCCTTCAAGCCGACCGGCGACATCATCACCGACACCCCGGTGTGGTTCCCCACCGACATCACCTTCGAGCACTTCCGGAAGGCCGTCGCGGCCGACCACTTCTGGACCCTGGTCCGCAACTCGTTCACCGTCACCGTGCTCTCCGTGGCCGCCTCGCTGCTGATCGCACTGCTGGCGTCCTTCGCGATGGCGCGCATGCGTTTCAAGGGCCGCCGCGGCATCCTGCTGACCTTCATGATCGCGCAGATGGCGCCGTGGGAAGTCATGGTCATCGCGATCTACATGCTGGTCCGCGACGCGGACATGCTGAACAGCCTGGTCCCGCTGACGATCTTCTACATGATGATGGTCCTGCCCTTCACCATCCTGACGCTGCGCGGCTACGTCGCCTCGGTGCCGAGGGAGCTGGAGGAGTCCGCGATGGTCGACGGCTGCACCCGCCCGCAGGCCTTCATGAAGGTGATCCTGCCGCTCCTCGGCCCCGGCCTGATGGCCACCTCGCTCTTCGGCTTCATCACCGCATGGAACGAATTCCCGCTCGTCCTCATCCTCAACAAGGACATCGAGTCGCAGACCCTGCCGCTCTGGCTCTCCCAGTTCCAGACCGCGTTCGGTGACGACTGGGGGGCGACCATGGCCGCCTCCTCGCTCTTCGCCGTACCGATCCTGGTCCTCTTCATCTACTTGCAGCGCAAGGCCGTCAGCGGTCTTACCGACGGCGCAGTGAAGGGATAA
- a CDS encoding glycoside hydrolase family 3 protein: MTTFTSTTDTVTRDALAVLQPGFSGTTAPDWLLRRVGEGLSSVGLFGRNIETPEQLAALTARLRAERDDVLVAIDEEGGDVTRLEVRHGSSFPGNLALGAVDDLELTRAVAQELGRRLAECGVNLNWAPSADVNSNPDNPVIGVRSFGADPHLVARHTAAYIEGLQAAGVAACTKHFPGHGDTAVDSHHALPRIDVDLDTLHARELVPFRAAIAAGSKSVMSAHILLPALDPDRPATLSPQILTGLLRNELGYDGLIVTDGMEMQAISATYGIERGSVLAIAAGADAICVGGGLEDEATVLRLRDALVAAVRTGELPEERLADAAARVRALASWTQRARGAVPEPGAATQEGTAPGTGIASDIGLVAARRALQLTGTAEPLTEPAYVAAFTPVANIAVGDETPWGVAAELARVLPGTATDTYSGETEEPAAAVMRAAGDRRIVAVVRDAHRHAWMREALTTLLAERPDTVVVEMGVPQAEPRGALYMATHGAARVCGVAAAEVITGAPHPTASDD; this comes from the coding sequence ATGACCACCTTCACCTCCACCACGGACACCGTCACGCGCGACGCCCTCGCCGTCCTGCAGCCCGGGTTCAGCGGTACCACCGCCCCCGACTGGCTGCTGCGCCGCGTCGGCGAAGGCCTCTCCTCCGTCGGCCTGTTCGGCCGCAACATCGAGACGCCGGAACAGCTTGCCGCGCTCACCGCCCGCCTCAGGGCCGAGCGGGACGACGTGCTCGTCGCGATCGACGAGGAGGGCGGTGATGTCACCCGACTGGAGGTGCGTCATGGCTCGTCCTTCCCCGGCAACCTCGCCCTCGGGGCCGTCGACGACCTGGAGCTGACCCGTGCGGTCGCTCAGGAGCTCGGCCGACGGCTCGCCGAGTGCGGCGTCAACCTCAACTGGGCGCCGTCAGCCGACGTCAACTCGAACCCGGACAACCCGGTCATCGGCGTACGGTCGTTCGGAGCCGACCCGCACCTCGTCGCCCGGCACACCGCCGCGTACATCGAGGGCCTCCAGGCCGCCGGGGTCGCCGCCTGCACCAAGCACTTCCCGGGGCATGGCGACACCGCCGTCGACTCGCACCATGCGCTGCCCCGCATCGATGTGGATCTCGACACCCTTCACGCCCGTGAGCTGGTGCCTTTCCGGGCGGCGATCGCAGCGGGTTCCAAATCGGTGATGAGCGCGCATATCCTGCTGCCCGCGCTCGACCCGGACCGCCCGGCAACCCTGAGCCCGCAGATCCTCACGGGCCTGCTGCGCAACGAGTTGGGCTACGACGGTCTGATCGTCACCGACGGCATGGAGATGCAGGCCATCTCCGCGACGTACGGAATCGAGCGCGGCTCCGTCCTCGCGATCGCCGCGGGCGCCGACGCCATCTGTGTCGGCGGCGGGCTGGAGGACGAGGCCACCGTGCTGCGGCTGCGCGACGCGCTGGTCGCGGCGGTACGGACCGGCGAACTGCCCGAGGAGCGGCTGGCCGACGCGGCGGCACGGGTACGTGCCCTCGCGTCCTGGACGCAGCGGGCCCGGGGGGCTGTCCCGGAGCCGGGCGCGGCAACGCAGGAGGGGACCGCGCCCGGCACCGGTATCGCGTCCGACATCGGCCTGGTCGCCGCGCGTCGCGCGCTGCAGCTGACCGGCACCGCCGAGCCGCTCACCGAACCCGCGTACGTGGCCGCGTTCACCCCCGTCGCGAACATCGCGGTCGGTGACGAGACCCCGTGGGGCGTCGCGGCCGAACTGGCCCGGGTCCTGCCCGGCACCGCGACCGACACGTACAGCGGCGAGACCGAGGAGCCGGCGGCCGCGGTGATGCGGGCTGCGGGGGATCGGCGCATCGTCGCGGTCGTCCGTGACGCCCACCGGCACGCGTGGATGCGCGAGGCACTCACCACGCTGCTGGCGGAGCGCCCCGACACGGTGGTGGTCGAGATGGGCGTGCCGCAGGCGGAGCCGCGGGGAGCGCTGTACATGGCGACCCACGGAGCCGCACGGGTCTGTGGCGTCGCGGCCGCGGAAGTCATCACGGGAGCACCCCACCCGACGGCGTCCGACGACTGA
- a CDS encoding carbohydrate ABC transporter permease, which translates to MSVQTEQVDSVPAAGVRKDDAPPGGPAASSKKRVGGPAPYLLLLPALLATAVLLGYPLVKNGMLSFQNLNPRQLILHLTEWNGFDNYTEVLGSSEFWKVVERSIFFTAANVVLIMVLGTLIGLLLARLGKKMRLLLMLGLVLAWAMPLIAATTVYQWLFAQRFGVVNYVLDSLGWHSMADYNWTSTQFSTFSLVTLVIVWMSIPFVAINLYAASTTIPKELYEAASLDGAGSWKSFTSVTLPFLKPFLLATTFLEVIWVFKSFAQLFAINGGGPDRLTETLPVYAFVEGVGNQHFGKGSAISFLTIIVLLVMTGYYLRTVLKQEEDEL; encoded by the coding sequence ATGTCAGTGCAGACCGAACAAGTGGACTCGGTCCCGGCAGCCGGCGTCCGCAAGGATGACGCGCCTCCCGGCGGCCCTGCCGCATCGAGCAAGAAGCGGGTCGGTGGCCCGGCCCCGTACCTGCTCCTCCTGCCCGCACTGCTCGCCACAGCGGTGCTCCTGGGCTATCCGCTGGTCAAGAACGGCATGCTGTCGTTCCAGAACCTCAACCCGCGCCAGCTGATCCTCCACCTGACCGAGTGGAACGGCTTCGACAACTACACCGAAGTCCTCGGCAGCTCGGAGTTCTGGAAGGTCGTCGAGCGTTCGATCTTCTTCACCGCCGCCAACGTCGTCCTGATCATGGTGCTCGGGACCCTGATCGGCCTGTTGCTCGCGCGCCTCGGCAAGAAGATGCGGCTGCTGCTCATGCTGGGCCTCGTGCTCGCCTGGGCCATGCCGCTCATCGCCGCGACCACGGTCTACCAGTGGCTGTTCGCCCAGCGCTTCGGTGTCGTCAACTATGTGCTCGACAGTCTCGGCTGGCACTCCATGGCCGACTACAACTGGACGAGCACCCAGTTCTCCACCTTCTCGCTGGTCACCCTGGTGATCGTCTGGATGTCCATCCCGTTCGTGGCGATCAACCTGTACGCCGCGTCGACCACGATCCCCAAGGAGCTGTACGAGGCCGCGTCGCTCGACGGCGCCGGTAGCTGGAAGAGCTTCACCTCGGTGACGCTCCCGTTCCTCAAGCCGTTCCTGCTGGCCACGACGTTCCTCGAAGTCATCTGGGTCTTCAAGTCCTTCGCCCAGCTCTTCGCGATCAACGGCGGCGGCCCGGACCGGCTCACCGAGACCCTGCCCGTCTACGCCTTCGTCGAAGGTGTCGGCAACCAGCACTTCGGCAAGGGTTCGGCCATCTCGTTCCTGACGATCATCGTCCTGCTGGTGATGACCGGCTACTACCTGCGCACCGTACTCAAGCAAGAGGAGGACGAGCTGTGA